AAAGTCATGCCCTGCCGCGGCCGCCCGAAATCCTCACTATTAGCCGGACCAACAGCCGGTGGGATGAGCGAAGAGGACGAGGAATCGGGATGCATGGGGGAGGTTGGAAGATCGCGGCTGTTGGGTCCGGGTTGAACGCTTGGTTAGGCTCAATACAGTTCACTTAAGCGTATGAATGAGAATGATCGGGGTGCAGCGGGCATTGCACTTGATGGTTCTATCTCGGACGTTCCAATTGCTCATTTTACGCTTGACGCCCCGGGGATTGGAGCGGTTTCGACTTGAACTGGCCGGTTCCTTCACAAGCTCCTGCAGGATGGCGGCGTGGGCGATCAGGTGTTGGGCTGGGGGGAGAGAGCCGCGAAGTGCGGCAGGGTGCGGCGGATGACCCTCACGGCATGGATGAACGATAGTCGGTCGGGATCGAGTTTGGCCTGGAGGGCGGCTTCGTGCATCAGGCCTCGGATGGCGAAGTGGGCCATTATGAGGCCGTAGAACTCCTGCCGGATGAGGTCGGGGGTTTTGCTGCGCAGCAGCATCTGGCGGCCCCGGAGGTGGGTCTTCAACTCGTCAAAAGCGGACTCGATCTCCCAGCGTTCGGGGTAGAGGGCGGCCAGTTCGACGGCTGGTGCGGCTTTGGGGTCTATGAGGGTGGTGATGAGGCGGTAGGTGGTTTCGCCTTCGGCGTCGGGAGGCATCGGGATGCCGTGGAGGGTGTATTCAATGACCCGCACTCGAACCCCTTTGGAGGGGTGACGGTATTCTCGGGTGGGGTAGAGGGTGGAGAGGTAGGAGCCATCCTCAAGCTCATCTTCGCGGGGCAGACCGAGCTTGGCATTGACGCGCCAGAGAAGGGTAGCCCCGGTGGCTCTGGCTTTGTTCCAGAACTCGAAGCCGTAGAAGCCGCGATCGGCGAGGCAGAGCATGTCTGGAGTCAAGGCCGGTAGGACCTGGTGGGCCAGGGCCTTCTCGCTGGTGTTGAAGCCCTCCATGCGGGAGGCAAAGAGGACATGGGTGCCGCTCTCGACCAGAGAGACGAAGCGAATCTGGGGGTAGGCACTGGTACCCCGGGCAGCGCCTGGGCGACCGAATTCAGCCTCGATGGCAGGATCCTCAGGGACATCCAGGGTGCTGCCGTCGATGCTGACGATGCGCCACTGGCGGTACCAGGCTCCCGGAGTGTCTGGAGTGGCGATGGGTTGGACAATCTCGTCGTGAAGGCGCTGAAGCGGTTCCCAGCCAAGCCGGGACCGGGCCTGGGAGATGGCGGATTTGCCAGCGATATGCAGATCGTCTGGGGTGCCCTGCAGCCAGCGGAGGCCTTCCATGAGGCAGCGCAGGACCTCGCGACAGGAAGCCTGGGTGAAGAGAGCCAGGGCGATGACGTAATAGATCACCACATGGGCGGGCAGGTCCCGGTGGCGCTGACTCGCACGCCCGGTTTCCTTGAGGATGGCTTCCACCCGGTCAGCCGGGAAGAGCCGGGCTACCACCCCGAGGGTGATGAAGTCCGAGATCCGCGTTCCACCCTCAAGCGTTGCTGTCGTTCTGGCCATAGTGAGCCCTACACAGAAGCTAGGCTCTCAGAATGGCCTGTCAAGGCTTAAGTGAACGGTATTATGGTTAGGCCTGGTCGGCATCCGCCTTGTTGTTTAGGTTGTGTTGGCGAATAAGCTGAACCAGGAAGAGCAGCAGGAGTGAACCGATTAGTAGGTCAAATATGATATCCGACAAACTGAAGGTAATGCTGGTGCATTGAACGACCAGGGTTCCTGCTACGAAGGAAAAACAGAATGAGTACAAGGCCCAGGTTAAATACGCGGCTTTGCGAGAATGGTGAATGATGAGAATGAAAATCGCCAAGACAGAGATACCCAACAAGCTTCGACCAGCAAGCTCCAAATTGGATGAATGGTGATATCCGCCTGTGTTCAGCCACTTGCTGAGGTCGGTGGTGATGTAGATCGCACACAAACCAAGAGCGAATGGAGAAGAATCCAGACGCTGAGAGAGCGATTTGGCCTTCTTTTGATCAATGAGATGAATGCTCATGAGTGGTGGCCTAACGAAAGGAGTTGAACCTAGCCGCTGCGCGGCGGCGCGGGGTTTGGGTGGTGCGATGAGTGGATTCTAGGCGCTTGAGGGTGCGGATCGCATCTTTTTTCCCTGGCGGCGTGTGCCGCGTTGGGGGGAGGGGATGGAGGAACTCATCAAGCGGATGGCATGGGATCTGGGTTTTGCGGGGCGGGCGGCGCGGACGCGGAAGGTGTACCTGGCGGATGTGCGGGCTTTTCTCCGCTTCTGGAAGCGGCCCGTGGAGGACTTGGGACAGGTGGGGGTGAGGCTCTGGGTGGAGCACCTGCTGGCGGTGGGCACCTCGCCCTCGCGGTTGCGCCAGCACCTGTCGGCCCTGGTCTTCCTCTTCCGTAAGACCCTGGGCAGGCCCGAGGCGGTGTCCTTTGTGGCCTGGCCCAAGGATGCTCCGCGTCTGCCGGTGGTGCTCTCGGTGGAGGAGGTGGGGCGGCTGCTGGCCTCGGTGGAATCCCCCACCTACCGGATGCTCTTCCGGACCATGTTCGCGGCGGACCTGCGGATCGCTGAGGCCTGCCGCCTGCAGGTGGGGGATCTGGATGCCGAGCGGGGGATGATCCGGATCCTGGGCAAGGGGGATCGGGAGCGGCTGGCGGTGCTGCACCCTCCGCTACTGGAGGCCCTGCGGAGCTACTGGCGGGAGGTGCGGCCCGTGATGCTCTGGCTGTTCACGGGGCGGGTGGGCAGGCCCCTGGACACGGACCAGGCCCGGCGGGTGTTCCGGGAGGCGGTGCGGGCCTGTGGGTTGACCAAGCGGGCCACGCCCCACGCGTTGCGGCACACCTACGCGACCCTCCTGCTGGAGCAGCGGCGGCTCCTGGGGGCCATCGCCGCCTGCCGGACGCCTGCCCTGGGT
The sequence above is drawn from the uncultured Holophaga sp. genome and encodes:
- a CDS encoding IS4 family transposase; translation: MARTTATLEGGTRISDFITLGVVARLFPADRVEAILKETGRASQRHRDLPAHVVIYYVIALALFTQASCREVLRCLMEGLRWLQGTPDDLHIAGKSAISQARSRLGWEPLQRLHDEIVQPIATPDTPGAWYRQWRIVSIDGSTLDVPEDPAIEAEFGRPGAARGTSAYPQIRFVSLVESGTHVLFASRMEGFNTSEKALAHQVLPALTPDMLCLADRGFYGFEFWNKARATGATLLWRVNAKLGLPREDELEDGSYLSTLYPTREYRHPSKGVRVRVIEYTLHGIPMPPDAEGETTYRLITTLIDPKAAPAVELAALYPERWEIESAFDELKTHLRGRQMLLRSKTPDLIRQEFYGLIMAHFAIRGLMHEAALQAKLDPDRLSFIHAVRVIRRTLPHFAALSPQPNT